The following are from one region of the Cystobacter ferrugineus genome:
- a CDS encoding AMP-binding protein: protein MEKSWLEYYPPDVPTEIDGTRYSSLAHLMEESFRTFAERPAFECMGRSITYRELDALSRQVAAWLQARGLGRGSAVAIMMPNVTQYPICVAAILRAGCTVVNVNPLYTPRELEHQLEDSGAVALFLLETFVPTLQKILENTALKHVVTVAAGAPGTTPPLPHAVPFERVLAEGQTLPLAPVTVSPDDIAFLQYTGGTTGVVKGAMLLHRNLVASMLQTEAWLQPVLRKRPGQPLTFVCVLPLYHIYALNNCALLGMHVGAMNILIPNPRDLTGLIQTLAHRPIHALPGVNTFFNTLVHHPDLGKLDLSQLLLATCGGAAAQRAVADKWFSLTGVPLLESYGLTEASPGVTCNPLTNTEYSGGIGLPLPSTEVSLRDDEGKEVPLGEPGELCIRGPQVMAGYWNRPDETARVMTPDGFLKSGDIGVRDERGFLRIVDRKKDMILVSGFNVYPNEVEGVAAAHPGVLEVAAVGVPDTHSGEAVKLFVVKKDPALTEAQLLDFCREQLTGYKRPKTIEFRTELPKSNVGKILRRELRPSTS from the coding sequence ATGGAGAAGAGCTGGCTCGAGTATTACCCCCCGGACGTTCCGACCGAGATCGATGGCACGCGCTACTCCTCGCTCGCCCACCTCATGGAGGAGTCGTTCCGCACGTTCGCCGAGCGCCCGGCGTTCGAGTGCATGGGCCGCTCCATCACCTACCGCGAGCTCGATGCCCTGTCGCGCCAGGTGGCGGCGTGGTTGCAGGCCCGGGGACTCGGGCGCGGCTCGGCCGTGGCCATCATGATGCCCAACGTGACGCAGTACCCGATCTGTGTCGCCGCCATCCTGCGCGCGGGCTGCACCGTGGTGAACGTCAACCCGCTCTACACCCCGCGCGAGCTGGAGCACCAGCTCGAGGACAGCGGGGCCGTGGCCCTCTTCCTCCTGGAAACCTTCGTCCCCACCCTCCAGAAGATCCTGGAGAACACCGCCTTGAAGCACGTGGTGACGGTCGCCGCGGGCGCGCCGGGCACCACCCCGCCCCTGCCCCATGCGGTCCCGTTCGAGCGCGTGCTGGCCGAGGGCCAGACGCTGCCGCTCGCCCCCGTCACCGTGTCGCCCGACGACATCGCCTTCCTCCAGTACACGGGGGGCACCACGGGCGTGGTCAAGGGCGCCATGCTGCTGCACCGCAACCTGGTCGCCAGCATGCTGCAGACCGAGGCCTGGCTCCAGCCCGTCCTGCGCAAGCGCCCGGGCCAGCCCCTCACCTTCGTCTGCGTGCTGCCGCTCTACCACATCTACGCGCTCAACAATTGCGCGCTGCTGGGCATGCACGTGGGCGCGATGAACATCCTCATCCCCAACCCTCGGGACCTCACCGGCCTCATCCAGACCCTGGCCCATCGGCCCATCCATGCCCTGCCGGGGGTCAACACCTTCTTCAACACCCTCGTCCACCACCCCGACCTCGGCAAGCTCGACCTCTCCCAACTGCTGCTCGCCACCTGCGGTGGCGCGGCGGCGCAGCGGGCCGTCGCGGACAAGTGGTTCTCCCTGACCGGAGTGCCGCTCCTGGAGAGCTACGGCCTGACGGAGGCCTCCCCCGGGGTGACCTGCAACCCGCTCACCAACACGGAATACTCCGGCGGCATCGGTCTGCCCCTGCCCTCCACCGAGGTCTCCCTGCGCGATGACGAGGGAAAGGAAGTGCCGCTCGGAGAGCCCGGGGAGCTGTGCATCCGCGGCCCCCAGGTGATGGCCGGTTACTGGAACCGCCCGGACGAGACGGCCAGGGTCATGACGCCCGATGGCTTCCTCAAATCCGGCGACATCGGCGTCAGGGACGAGCGCGGCTTCCTGCGCATCGTGGACCGCAAGAAGGACATGATCCTCGTGTCTGGCTTCAACGTCTACCCCAACGAGGTCGAGGGCGTGGCCGCCGCGCACCCCGGAGTCCTGGAGGTGGCGGCCGTGGGCGTGCCCGACACGCACTCGGGCGAGGCGGTGAAGCTCTTCGTGGTGAAGAAGGACCCGGCCCTCACCGAGGCCCAGTTGCTCGACTTCTGCCGTGAGCAGCTCACCGGCTACAAGCGGCCCAAGACCATCGAGTTCCGCACGGAGCTGCCCAAGAGCAACGTGGGGAAGATCCTCCGCCGGGAGCTGCGGCCCTCGACGAGCTGA
- a CDS encoding lactonase family protein codes for MSMYLDKGFAPELFATPTEYFIYVGTYTSSGGEGIVLCRLSMATGALQKVAVTRNVSEPSFLAMDHKGRYLYAVNELGSYQGMSSGAVSAFSVNPTTRALTLINQQASLGSSPCFVSVDASDRFVMVANYGGGSVSVFPIRSDGGLGASTDKEQFLGSTPHAHQIMTDASNQYALAADLGTDKVMLYRFDAQLGRLNANTPASFSTRPGAGPRHFAFHPNGRFVFLINELNSTVTSLAYDPTRGTLTEVQTVSALPAGYTGTSYCAEVRVSPDGRFLYGSNRGHDSIVVFAVNADGRLTLVQHASTQGSWPRDFILDPTGTYLLVANQKSNNVVSFKRDATTGRLTALSPALSLTAPTSLLVATSPA; via the coding sequence ATGTCCATGTATCTGGACAAGGGATTCGCCCCGGAGCTGTTCGCAACGCCCACGGAATATTTCATCTACGTGGGCACCTACACTTCGTCGGGCGGAGAGGGAATCGTCCTGTGCCGTCTGTCCATGGCGACGGGAGCCCTGCAGAAGGTCGCGGTCACCCGGAACGTGTCGGAGCCTTCCTTCCTGGCGATGGACCACAAGGGCCGCTATCTCTACGCGGTCAATGAATTGGGGTCCTACCAGGGGATGTCCAGTGGGGCCGTGAGTGCCTTCTCCGTGAATCCCACCACCCGGGCGTTGACCCTCATCAACCAGCAGGCCTCCCTGGGAAGCTCCCCCTGCTTCGTGAGTGTGGATGCGAGTGACAGGTTCGTGATGGTCGCCAACTACGGGGGCGGCAGCGTCTCCGTCTTCCCCATCCGGAGCGATGGCGGCCTGGGCGCGTCCACCGACAAGGAACAGTTCCTGGGCTCCACCCCGCATGCCCACCAGATCATGACGGACGCCTCCAATCAGTACGCGCTGGCCGCGGACCTGGGGACGGACAAGGTCATGCTCTACCGGTTCGACGCGCAGTTGGGCCGCCTGAACGCCAACACCCCGGCCTCGTTCTCCACGAGGCCTGGCGCGGGCCCGCGCCACTTCGCGTTCCATCCCAACGGGCGGTTCGTCTTCCTCATCAACGAGCTCAACTCGACCGTCACCTCGCTCGCCTACGATCCCACGCGAGGCACCCTGACCGAAGTGCAGACGGTGTCGGCGCTTCCCGCCGGGTACACCGGAACGAGCTACTGCGCGGAGGTTCGCGTCAGTCCGGATGGCCGGTTCCTCTATGGCTCCAACCGGGGCCACGACAGCATCGTCGTCTTCGCCGTGAACGCGGACGGGCGGCTGACACTCGTGCAGCACGCGTCCACCCAGGGGAGCTGGCCTCGGGATTTCATCCTGGACCCGACGGGGACCTACCTGCTGGTGGCCAACCAGAAGAGCAACAACGTCGTGTCATTCAAGCGGGACGCCACCACCGGACGGCTGACCGCGCTCAGCCCCGCCTTGTCCCTGACGGCGCCCACCTCCCTGTTGGTGGCGACGTCCCCGGCCTGA
- a CDS encoding serine/threonine-protein kinase PknK, with protein MEDGDTYTSPSEYVPGTTLRQGLTIAGRFTVEKLAGRGGMGFVYRAIDSRTGQPVALKLLHAVTPEAAYRFKREACLLSELRHPAIVSYIDHGVIEAGQPFLAMEWLEGEDLARRLSRQPLGLSELLALLRRITEALATAHRQGIVHRDIKPSNLFLRGGRPEDVVLLDFGLARHAVPTLVALTATNAVLGTPGYMAPEQASSQSHITPSADIFSLGCVLYECLTGQPPFAAPHFAAVLAKILMAEPPRLHTLRPGLPPGLQVLVDRMLDKDPQRRLPDATTLLESLAALDSDPTLLSLPAPPSEPSSVRATHEQQLVSVEQQLVSILLVSLRPLVTGKLEEDETHGRSLRDALRTMLAPYGGRVELLADGSLAATLVLERDTATDQAALAGRCALTFKERWPDAGVVLVTGLGVLNQSLPVGSAMDRAGQLLRELEGPSASSALVVLDEVTAGLLGPGFQLSRSAAGSYLLHGEQLGTDESRPLLGKPTPCVGRAQELALLEFTFTSCMEEPAARALLVMAPPGTGKSRLRHEFLRRIERRVPQALVLLGRGDPMSTGAASNLLGQALRRLCGVVEVVNLEARRTRLYERVAQHLPLAEARETAEFLGELCAIPFPEEESPRLRAARQDPRLMNALVSKALVTFLRAECAHDPVLLVLEDLHWSDALTVKLVDEALRELAEHPFMVLALARPDVKEFFPGLWARRVLEMPLSGLSPKAGAQLVREVLGARATDSVVRRVVEQSDGNALFLEELIRMEVEGRGEAPPETVLAMLQARLMRMEPEARQVLLAASFFGRTFWPGGVRELLGGQVPDGKLEEHLRRFVQQEIIEPQPESHFPSEAEYRFRHALMVDAAYGLVPGAHRPVGHRLAGAWLESRGESDAMVLAHHYQLGQRPERAAHFHTQAAEQLFERHDLQGTMRCADAALACGVSGEVFTRLRALQALVALSMEQLPRALELGTPVLPALKAGTQLWCRLTAGLILANGFSGNQEETARLGGLLLRTRPGPEAVTVYAAALSQLGSASFWNGGYQRAEAMLERIQEVGADVMAHDAITRGWMRLLKSQLIHFFENKPWQAFSLAEMGTRDFLEVGAERDACMTQIISGDCLTELGDQPRAVECLRGALATVLRTEQHLMASHGRYFLLHALSQGSEPAHQQEACALAHEWMDSEDTPPFSRGMGYAIVAQALGAQGEFHEAEAFARKACELLSPFLVCLLFARGVLSSILLSQERAEEARQVAELGVQELERMGSTGVYAVPLYLALAEACLALGEVSAGESALRRASRYVHERASDIPDATARERFLRQVPHNARTLELARQRWGDSEPG; from the coding sequence ATGGAAGATGGCGACACGTATACGTCTCCCTCGGAATACGTTCCGGGTACGACGCTCCGTCAGGGCCTCACCATCGCCGGCCGCTTCACCGTCGAGAAGCTGGCCGGCCGCGGCGGCATGGGCTTCGTCTACCGGGCCATCGACTCGCGCACCGGCCAGCCTGTAGCCCTCAAGCTGCTGCATGCCGTCACTCCGGAGGCCGCCTACCGCTTCAAGCGTGAGGCCTGTCTGCTCTCCGAGCTGCGCCACCCCGCCATCGTCTCCTACATCGACCACGGCGTCATCGAAGCGGGTCAGCCCTTCCTGGCCATGGAGTGGCTCGAGGGCGAGGACCTGGCCCGTCGTCTGAGCCGTCAGCCCCTCGGACTCTCCGAGCTCCTGGCCCTGCTGCGCCGTATCACCGAGGCGCTCGCCACCGCCCACCGCCAGGGCATCGTCCACCGCGACATCAAGCCCTCCAACCTCTTCCTGCGAGGGGGGCGCCCCGAGGACGTGGTGCTGCTGGACTTCGGGCTGGCCCGCCATGCCGTTCCCACCCTGGTGGCGTTGACGGCCACCAACGCGGTGCTGGGGACTCCGGGCTATATGGCCCCGGAGCAGGCCTCCAGCCAGTCTCACATCACCCCCAGCGCCGACATCTTCTCGCTGGGGTGCGTGCTCTACGAGTGCCTCACCGGCCAGCCCCCCTTCGCCGCGCCCCACTTCGCCGCCGTGCTGGCCAAGATTCTCATGGCCGAACCGCCGCGTCTTCACACCCTGCGCCCCGGCCTGCCTCCGGGCCTGCAGGTGCTCGTGGACCGAATGTTGGACAAGGACCCACAGCGGCGGCTGCCGGATGCCACCACGCTCCTGGAGTCGCTCGCGGCCTTGGACTCCGACCCCACACTGCTGTCGTTGCCCGCCCCGCCCTCGGAGCCATCGTCCGTCCGGGCCACGCACGAGCAACAGCTCGTCAGCGTGGAACAGCAGCTCGTGAGCATCCTGCTGGTGTCGCTCCGCCCCCTGGTGACGGGCAAGCTGGAGGAGGATGAGACCCACGGGCGCTCGCTGCGCGATGCGCTGCGCACGATGCTGGCGCCCTATGGAGGCCGGGTGGAACTGCTGGCGGACGGCTCGCTGGCGGCCACGCTGGTGCTGGAGCGCGACACCGCCACGGACCAGGCGGCCCTGGCGGGCCGTTGCGCCCTGACCTTCAAGGAACGCTGGCCGGACGCCGGGGTGGTGCTGGTAACCGGGCTCGGGGTCCTGAACCAGAGCCTGCCGGTGGGCTCCGCCATGGACAGGGCGGGGCAACTGCTGCGCGAGCTGGAGGGGCCGAGCGCCTCCTCGGCCCTCGTCGTGCTGGACGAGGTGACGGCCGGACTGCTCGGTCCCGGCTTCCAGCTCTCCCGCTCCGCCGCTGGCAGCTACCTGCTGCACGGTGAGCAGCTCGGAACCGACGAGTCCCGTCCCCTGCTGGGCAAACCCACCCCCTGCGTGGGCCGCGCCCAGGAACTGGCCCTGCTCGAGTTCACCTTCACCTCCTGCATGGAGGAGCCCGCCGCCCGCGCCCTGCTGGTGATGGCTCCGCCGGGCACGGGCAAGTCCCGGCTGCGCCACGAGTTCCTCCGCCGCATCGAGCGCAGGGTCCCCCAGGCCCTGGTGCTGCTGGGACGCGGCGATCCCATGAGCACCGGAGCCGCCTCCAACCTGCTGGGCCAGGCGCTGCGGCGGCTGTGTGGCGTCGTGGAGGTGGTCAACCTGGAGGCGCGCCGTACGAGGTTGTACGAGCGAGTGGCCCAGCACCTGCCGCTCGCCGAGGCTCGGGAGACGGCCGAGTTCCTGGGTGAGCTCTGCGCCATCCCCTTCCCCGAGGAGGAGAGTCCCCGGTTGCGTGCGGCCCGGCAGGACCCACGGCTGATGAACGCCTTGGTGAGCAAGGCGCTGGTGACCTTCCTCCGGGCCGAGTGCGCCCACGATCCGGTGCTGCTGGTGCTGGAGGACCTGCACTGGAGTGACGCGCTCACCGTGAAGCTGGTGGACGAGGCACTGCGGGAGCTGGCCGAGCACCCCTTCATGGTGCTGGCCTTGGCGCGACCGGACGTGAAGGAGTTCTTCCCCGGCCTCTGGGCCCGTCGCGTGCTGGAGATGCCGCTCAGCGGGCTCAGCCCCAAGGCCGGTGCCCAACTGGTGCGCGAGGTGCTGGGAGCGCGGGCGACCGACTCCGTCGTGCGGCGCGTGGTGGAGCAGTCCGATGGCAATGCCCTCTTCCTGGAAGAGCTCATCCGCATGGAGGTGGAGGGGCGCGGGGAGGCGCCACCGGAGACGGTACTCGCCATGCTCCAGGCCCGTCTGATGAGGATGGAGCCAGAAGCCAGACAGGTGCTGCTCGCCGCCAGCTTCTTCGGACGCACGTTCTGGCCAGGGGGCGTGCGGGAGTTGCTGGGAGGGCAGGTGCCGGACGGCAAGCTGGAGGAGCACCTGCGGCGGTTCGTGCAGCAGGAGATCATCGAGCCCCAGCCCGAGAGCCACTTCCCCTCCGAGGCCGAGTACCGCTTCCGCCACGCCTTGATGGTGGACGCGGCCTATGGCCTGGTCCCCGGGGCCCATCGGCCCGTGGGCCACCGGCTGGCCGGCGCCTGGCTGGAGAGCAGGGGCGAGTCCGATGCGATGGTGCTCGCCCACCACTACCAGCTCGGCCAACGGCCGGAGCGCGCCGCCCACTTCCATACCCAGGCCGCCGAGCAACTCTTCGAGCGCCATGACTTGCAGGGGACGATGAGGTGCGCCGACGCGGCGTTGGCCTGTGGGGTGAGCGGCGAGGTCTTCACCCGCCTGCGTGCGCTCCAGGCACTGGTGGCCCTCTCGATGGAGCAGTTGCCGAGGGCCCTGGAGCTCGGCACTCCGGTGCTCCCCGCGCTGAAGGCGGGCACCCAACTGTGGTGCCGGCTGACCGCGGGTTTGATTCTCGCGAACGGCTTCTCCGGGAACCAGGAGGAGACGGCCCGGCTGGGCGGACTGCTGCTGCGCACCCGGCCGGGGCCCGAGGCGGTAACGGTCTACGCGGCGGCCCTCTCCCAACTGGGCTCCGCGTCGTTCTGGAACGGCGGCTACCAGCGGGCGGAAGCCATGCTCGAGCGCATCCAGGAGGTGGGAGCCGACGTCATGGCGCATGACGCCATCACGCGTGGCTGGATGCGGTTGTTGAAGAGCCAGCTCATCCACTTCTTCGAGAACAAGCCGTGGCAGGCATTCTCGCTCGCGGAGATGGGGACGCGCGACTTCCTCGAGGTGGGCGCGGAGCGCGATGCGTGCATGACGCAAATCATCTCGGGCGACTGTCTGACCGAGCTGGGCGATCAGCCCCGCGCCGTGGAGTGTCTCCGCGGGGCCCTGGCCACCGTGCTTCGGACGGAGCAGCACCTCATGGCGTCCCATGGCCGGTACTTCCTGCTCCATGCGCTCTCCCAAGGCTCCGAGCCGGCACACCAGCAGGAGGCCTGCGCGCTGGCGCACGAGTGGATGGACAGTGAGGACACCCCTCCCTTCAGTCGAGGCATGGGGTATGCCATCGTGGCCCAGGCACTGGGGGCGCAGGGGGAGTTCCACGAGGCCGAGGCGTTCGCACGCAAGGCCTGTGAGCTGCTGTCTCCCTTCCTGGTCTGCCTGCTCTTCGCGCGCGGCGTTCTCAGTTCCATCCTGCTGTCCCAGGAGCGTGCCGAGGAGGCACGGCAGGTCGCGGAGCTCGGCGTCCAGGAGCTGGAGCGGATGGGCAGCACGGGCGTGTATGCGGTGCCCTTGTACCTGGCGCTGGCCGAAGCCTGCCTTGCCCTGGGCGAGGTCAGCGCGGGAGAGTCCGCCCTGCGGCGGGCCTCGAGGTATGTGCACGAGCGCGCCTCCGACATTCCCGACGCCACCGCGCGCGAGCGATTCCTGCGCCAGGTGCCCCACAACGCCCGCACCCTCGAGCTGGCCCGCCAGCGTTGGGGTGACTCCGAACCAGGCTGA
- a CDS encoding MarR family winged helix-turn-helix transcriptional regulator, which yields MSELTEEGEAFTELVLEVFRLNGLALAAGDRLTEPMGLSSARWQVLGVVEHAPAPVANVARLMGLSRQGVQQTADALERDGFIEYLENPHHRRAKLISMTAKGREALRRVEGRHALWANQLGAEMNPRQLRAVVNGLKQARQLLEKDASASDEE from the coding sequence ATGTCGGAACTGACCGAGGAAGGAGAGGCGTTCACGGAGCTGGTGCTCGAGGTCTTCCGACTCAATGGCCTCGCGCTCGCGGCGGGGGATCGCTTGACCGAGCCCATGGGGCTCAGCAGCGCCCGGTGGCAGGTGCTGGGGGTGGTGGAGCACGCACCGGCTCCCGTCGCCAACGTCGCTCGACTCATGGGGCTGAGCCGCCAGGGCGTGCAACAGACCGCCGATGCCCTCGAGAGAGATGGCTTCATCGAGTACCTCGAGAATCCCCACCACCGCCGCGCGAAGCTCATCTCGATGACGGCCAAGGGCCGAGAGGCACTGCGGCGCGTCGAGGGACGTCATGCGCTCTGGGCGAACCAGCTCGGCGCCGAGATGAACCCGCGGCAGCTCCGCGCTGTCGTGAACGGCTTGAAGCAAGCGCGGCAGCTTCTCGAGAAGGACGCATCCGCCTCGGACGAGGAATGA
- a CDS encoding cytochrome P450 has protein sequence MISSQLGLGFTPLEPHFLENPFPFYARLRREAPVTFAPAFNFWLVSRYADVMTVLKDARHYSSRDTLRPPVALPREVMAILEPAGYTSDYPLLGDDPPAHTRLRALVGKAFNQARVNALEPRIRQLVGEHLDRLRDEEPRAEFISQLISPLAMSFMTELLGLPASSRERIKQWCDDEKLFFTPIPLEQHLRAARGVADFRRYLREFVEDRRKSPRDDLISSLLLARTEGDRPLDTDELVALTCVLVFAGHETSTNLLATALHHLLRHPGAWDGLRKDTYLVRNAIEETVRYDSPVVGMMRTTTEPVQLGGTALPEGARLFLLFASANRDEAVFEQGERFDIHRANAVRHLGLGHGIHYCVGASLGRLEAQLTLEGLLQRLPGLRLAPGESVTYLPNLVHRVPRQLLVEWGTRGAGPINR, from the coding sequence ATGATCTCCTCCCAGCTCGGACTCGGGTTCACTCCCCTCGAGCCCCACTTCCTCGAGAATCCGTTCCCCTTCTACGCACGGCTGCGACGCGAGGCGCCCGTCACCTTCGCCCCCGCCTTCAACTTCTGGCTCGTCAGCCGCTACGCGGACGTGATGACCGTCCTCAAGGACGCGCGCCACTACAGCTCGCGCGACACGCTCCGCCCTCCCGTGGCGCTGCCTCGCGAGGTGATGGCCATCCTCGAGCCCGCCGGCTACACGTCCGACTACCCCCTGCTCGGAGATGATCCGCCCGCCCATACGCGCCTGCGCGCCCTGGTGGGCAAGGCCTTCAACCAGGCGCGCGTGAACGCGCTCGAGCCGCGCATCCGGCAGCTCGTCGGCGAGCACCTCGACAGGCTCCGGGACGAGGAGCCCCGCGCCGAGTTCATCTCCCAGCTGATTTCACCCCTGGCCATGTCCTTCATGACGGAGCTGCTCGGCCTGCCCGCCTCGAGCCGCGAGCGCATCAAGCAGTGGTGCGACGACGAGAAGCTCTTCTTCACGCCCATCCCCCTCGAGCAGCACCTGCGCGCCGCCCGCGGCGTGGCCGACTTCCGCCGCTACCTGCGCGAGTTCGTCGAGGATCGCCGCAAGTCGCCCCGCGATGACCTCATCTCCTCCCTGCTCCTGGCGCGCACCGAGGGAGACAGGCCCCTGGACACCGATGAGCTCGTGGCGCTGACGTGCGTGCTCGTGTTCGCCGGCCACGAGACGTCCACCAACCTGCTCGCCACCGCGCTCCACCACCTGCTGCGCCACCCCGGCGCATGGGACGGGCTGCGCAAGGACACCTACCTCGTGCGCAACGCCATCGAGGAGACGGTGCGCTACGACTCGCCCGTGGTGGGCATGATGCGCACGACCACGGAGCCCGTTCAGCTCGGAGGCACCGCCCTGCCCGAGGGGGCGCGCCTGTTCCTCCTGTTCGCCTCGGCCAACCGCGACGAGGCCGTCTTCGAGCAGGGCGAGCGCTTCGACATCCACCGCGCCAACGCGGTGCGGCACCTGGGCCTGGGCCACGGCATCCACTACTGCGTGGGCGCGTCCCTCGGGAGGCTCGAGGCGCAGCTCACCCTGGAAGGCCTGCTCCAGCGCCTGCCCGGACTGCGGCTCGCGCCCGGAGAGTCCGTCACCTATCTGCCCAACCTCGTGCACCGCGTGCCCCGCCAACTCCTGGTGGAGTGGGGCACGCGCGGAGCAGGCCCCATCAACCGCTGA
- a CDS encoding ribonuclease H-like domain-containing protein, producing the protein MTTSQEDEWLWGWDPTPGIVSVWAEPDGRAFVWRRLPRSGELVREDLRFRPWLLLSSLDDVAHLGARLLPEREGPAPNRVTWQELEGPGALRYLLRADDGRALTSAVLHGASRRLGRPLGHPRELGTETALVLPPEEQYLIASGRTYFRGLDFDELRRLQFDLETTGLDPSRDRIFLVALRDPEGRTEVLEIHGEGNEAEADLLRRLVERVQARDPDVIENHNLHGFDLPFLAHRARALGVPLALGRAGAPGLRQRPAARGASFGRGTPGRFSEAARRVRHTVPGRELIDTLDAVLRHDFAARDLPGHGLKAVARHLGLAGPEREYIPGARVYEFFRHAPERVRRYARDDVTEAAGVARMLGGAAFALARMAPRRYERLADAGPATGVIDPLLVRAYLRAGAALPAHAPGDGTPHSGAGLHLFATGVARHVVKADVASLYPSLMREYRIGPRRDRLGVLLALVDRLVEQRLAAKARARAAASGSPERHGQEAISAAMKIVVNSAYGYLGAGSLTRFSDVHAANEVTRRGREVLGLLCDELARRGVTLLEADTDGVYFAVPEDWSEADERRVVSEVAALLPPKVQLEFEGRYAAMLSHEPKNYVLQPYAGPLVLRGVAFRSSRAEPFGESFLRRALGCLLEGDIPGLREAYVATVMALRRREVRTFEVSAQVRLTKTPEQYLATRGRRRELPYEAMLASGRTHWTVGEQVRIYRAPGGRAGLLPDPETDGDGSDRSPGSDEGAVGDPRDYDGEFYARLLRETFAARLVRALTPEDFAAVFADPGQPSLFAPSLARSRPVLTVLRDPRTEPLRSDEAG; encoded by the coding sequence ATGACCACTTCACAGGAGGACGAATGGCTCTGGGGCTGGGATCCAACACCAGGCATCGTCTCGGTCTGGGCGGAGCCTGACGGCCGCGCGTTCGTCTGGCGCCGGCTCCCCCGCAGTGGCGAGCTGGTGCGGGAGGACCTGCGCTTCCGCCCCTGGCTGCTCCTCTCCTCGCTGGATGACGTGGCGCACCTTGGCGCGAGGCTTCTTCCCGAACGCGAGGGGCCCGCGCCCAACCGGGTGACGTGGCAGGAGCTCGAGGGACCGGGCGCGCTGCGCTACCTGCTTCGTGCGGACGATGGGCGAGCCCTGACCTCAGCCGTGCTCCATGGCGCTTCACGGCGTCTCGGCCGCCCGCTCGGGCACCCACGAGAGCTGGGCACGGAGACGGCGCTCGTTCTGCCTCCCGAGGAGCAGTACCTCATCGCCTCGGGGCGCACGTACTTTCGTGGGCTCGACTTCGACGAGCTGCGCCGTCTGCAGTTCGATCTCGAGACCACCGGGCTCGATCCCAGCCGTGACCGCATCTTCCTCGTGGCTCTGCGAGACCCCGAGGGCAGAACGGAGGTCCTCGAGATTCACGGTGAGGGCAACGAGGCCGAGGCGGACCTCCTCCGCCGACTGGTCGAGCGGGTCCAGGCCCGCGATCCCGACGTGATCGAGAACCACAACCTGCACGGCTTCGACCTGCCCTTCCTCGCCCACCGGGCGCGGGCGCTCGGCGTACCGCTGGCGCTCGGACGTGCTGGAGCACCAGGCCTTCGGCAACGCCCCGCGGCGCGAGGTGCTTCCTTCGGACGTGGCACTCCGGGGCGCTTCAGCGAGGCGGCGCGTCGCGTCCGGCACACGGTGCCCGGGCGCGAGCTGATCGATACGCTGGATGCCGTCCTGCGGCACGATTTCGCGGCCCGGGATCTGCCGGGCCATGGGCTCAAGGCCGTCGCGCGCCACCTCGGACTCGCGGGCCCGGAGCGGGAGTACATCCCGGGGGCCCGGGTGTACGAGTTCTTCCGCCATGCCCCCGAGCGCGTGCGGCGGTACGCCCGCGACGACGTGACGGAGGCCGCGGGCGTCGCGCGCATGCTGGGAGGGGCCGCCTTCGCGCTCGCCCGCATGGCACCGCGCCGCTACGAGCGCCTCGCGGACGCGGGCCCCGCCACCGGGGTGATCGATCCGCTGCTGGTGCGCGCCTACCTCCGAGCGGGGGCCGCGCTGCCCGCCCACGCACCTGGTGACGGCACGCCCCACAGTGGCGCGGGGCTTCACCTGTTCGCCACGGGGGTGGCACGGCACGTCGTGAAGGCGGACGTCGCCAGCCTGTATCCCTCGCTGATGCGCGAGTACCGGATCGGTCCCCGGCGTGATCGGCTCGGCGTCCTGCTCGCGCTGGTCGACCGGCTGGTGGAGCAGCGGCTGGCGGCCAAGGCGCGGGCGCGTGCCGCGGCGTCCGGCTCACCGGAGCGGCACGGCCAGGAGGCCATCTCCGCGGCCATGAAGATCGTCGTCAACTCGGCCTATGGCTATCTGGGAGCGGGAAGCCTCACCCGCTTCTCGGATGTCCACGCCGCCAACGAGGTGACACGGCGCGGGCGCGAGGTGCTGGGGCTGCTGTGCGACGAGCTGGCACGGCGCGGCGTCACGCTGCTGGAGGCCGACACGGATGGGGTGTACTTCGCCGTGCCGGAGGACTGGAGCGAGGCCGACGAGCGCCGGGTGGTCTCCGAGGTCGCGGCTCTGCTGCCGCCCAAGGTGCAACTCGAGTTCGAGGGACGCTACGCCGCGATGCTCTCGCACGAGCCGAAGAACTACGTGCTCCAGCCCTATGCGGGGCCCCTCGTCCTGCGCGGGGTGGCGTTCCGCTCCAGCCGGGCAGAGCCCTTCGGCGAGAGCTTTCTGCGCCGGGCCCTGGGCTGTCTCCTGGAGGGTGACATTCCCGGGCTGAGAGAAGCCTATGTCGCGACGGTGATGGCGCTGCGCCGCAGAGAGGTCCGCACCTTCGAGGTGTCGGCCCAGGTCCGGCTGACGAAGACGCCCGAGCAGTACCTCGCCACGCGCGGGCGCAGGCGAGAGCTGCCCTACGAGGCCATGCTCGCGAGCGGGCGAACCCACTGGACTGTCGGCGAGCAGGTCCGGATCTATCGCGCCCCGGGAGGACGTGCGGGCCTGCTGCCCGACCCGGAGACGGACGGTGACGGCAGCGACCGGAGCCCCGGGTCGGACGAAGGTGCCGTGGGTGATCCTCGGGACTACGACGGCGAGTTCTATGCCCGGCTGCTGCGCGAGACGTTCGCGGCGCGGCTCGTGCGAGCGCTGACCCCCGAGGATTTCGCGGCGGTGTTCGCCGATCCCGGGCAGCCCTCCCTCTTCGCCCCTTCGCTGGCTCGGTCGCGGCCTGTCCTCACCGTGCTGCGCGACCCGCGGACCGAGCCCCTTCGGAGCGATGAGGCCGGGTGA